TTGCTTTGGACACAGAATTCCCTGGTACTATCTTTCAATTAAATCGTGACAAGAGCTCGCTTTCTCATGCCACTCCCTATGAAAACTACTGTCTCATGAAGTGGAATGTTGATCTCttgaaaataattcaacttGGGATGACTCTTTCTGATTCACATGGAAATCTTCCAAGTTTCGGAACAGAATTCCACTATGCGTGGCAGTTTAATTTCCGGGATTTCAATATCGAGCACGATCATCACAATGAAGAGTCTATTGGGTTACTTGAACGCCAAGGTATTGATTTGAAGAAGAACAGAGAGAAGGGTATTGATTCCTCAGATTTTGGAAGGTTGATTTTGAGTTCTGGACTTGTTTCCAATAACTCTTCAAGAACTTGGATTACTTTTCATGGCGCTTATGATTTCGGATTCTTGATCAAGATTTTAACTAAACGAGAGTTGCCAAGTGATATGCGGTCTTTTTTGGGGATGATGAGGTTCTTCTTTGGGGTTCGAGTTTATGATACAAAATTCATGATGGGATGCATTAGTGGCTTGCACGGTGGATTGGAGAGGGTGGCTATGTTACTTGGTGTTGAACGAATAGCGGGAAGAAGGCGCCAGGCAGGATCTGATAGCTTGTTAACTCTTCAGACATTCGTGAGATTTAAGGAGTCGTGTGCTAAAATTGATCTCGAGAAATTGAATGGCTATGAGGGAATGATGTTTGGACTGTGTGAAGGCTGGTTAGGGTTCACTTACGCGCCTGATACATTCATGGGCAGCACTCTAGTTTGAAGGAATATCAATGGAGTTGTACTCTCAGGTCTAGAAAATATTCAGTGTCATCgtcatctctctctttttttatttttttttgcttaaactTTTTAATCCAAGTTCCTTGATTAGCTATATATTCTAATTTGTTTTGCATTAATTCAAGTTTGCCTTAAAGCCAGATCTCGCATTGATTTGTCAGAAAGAGTAATGAGAAAGCCTATAACAGCAATAGTCATAGCAACTAGCTAGGGACTTGAGCTACAGTAGCTTTGCTTAGATATACCTGCAGGcaaaaaaatgtataattaattgttataaaGTAGATGTTCATAATGCATCGATTATCACCAGCAGTACGTAGAGGTTATATGAAATTGACCAAATAAGAAGTGGTTGAGGCATGGGTACAGTAAGGAAATTATAACTCAGGCATGGGTACGCATTGTTTTGGCATGCCATGTAAACAAACGGTATCAAATCAAGAGCTAAAAGCAACATAAAGTCTTTTCTTAAACAGTAACTTTACCGACGCACCCAAGGTAGGGGTTGCCCTTATAACCATTCCGGCAAGAACATTCCTAAGCATGGGCATAGCCAGAaagtttttctattaaataaatatataaattttttataaatattttttaggataatttattatcttatgcatatgaatttttaaagttaacagtaaagttttaatttaaatatacaacctaaaatattaaaaaatttaggaaCGTCTGATGAAGGGaaatcactacaagatttaacagttttaccgacagaatttttccgtcggcgtaagacacatattccatcggtaattaatttaccgactaaatcaccgacggataattTTCGTTGGTGAATCtctcgtcggtaattttttatccgtcggtaattccgtcggtaataatattaccgacggatttactgacggaacagacgcgtcggtaaattttttttttattgacgatggatttaccaacggatttaccgacggaaattttccgtcggtaaatccgtcggtaattatttaaaaacattttaaaaaaaaattcattttataaaattataaaataattaaaattaacataaatcaacattgtataatatatactcaaaatgcttggaaaaaagaataagaaaatcaactcaaacaaatttgtaacaaataaataaaacaaaaaaattaattcaactaaaaattcatatgaaaaaatgaagttgcaattgctaaaaatttaaaaatcctataaataaatcaactaaaaattgatctcatatgaaaaaaaaaaaaaaatcacaacaacatttatacaattattaagaacaaaatcaattaaaattaaataaaaaacaaatatagtgaaaaatcatgaaaaaataagaaaaaagaaagatcttaccttaatatacttgcaagtgaagctaaggaaaaaaaaaatttatgaagcatattaattaaagaaaactaagaggataaaagaagaaagaagaagaaggaagaagaagacatatatacccgagcatggaggaaaagagaaggagatgaggagagaaaagaagagaaagaaatagatattgatgtttttacatatagtgaagaagaagaagaagaagaagtagaagtagtagtagaagaagaagaagaagaaatagaagtagtagtagtagaagaagaagaagaagaagaagaaatgagtctgtctcttgtgaaataagcggattcaggttttttattggggcgcgttaccgacggatttaccgacggataattgaatattaatattttttaattattccatcggtaattccgtcggtaatatttaatttaaattttcaattttgtaaaaagttttcagaaaccgccaaaaattaccgatgatttttcaatccgtcggtgattccgtctgtaatatttaaatgaaaattttaaatcaattgaattttttcagaaaaccgccaaaacacgccgacgcattttcaatccgtcggtgattttgtccgtaaagtaaaacaattaacagtgcaattggaagataAACAGTTCTagagctctctgtaaaataccgacggaaaaattccgtcggtaaaaaatgacacatcatcttttttttttgctttgctctattttttttttcccacggtaattccctcggtatataccgagggaatctttccgtcggtaaaatccctcggaaacactaccagaaaatcgctaaataccaacggacataccgacggaattttttctgtcggtatttttcgaccgaaatcaccgacggacaatattcgtcggtaattcggtcggtcaTTACCGACGGACTccgtccgtcggtaattaccgaccgaaaattcagaattaatgaaaaaagggcgggcagtggcgcggaggttttggcgggtgatgtttccgacggaatcaccgacggaattaaaaactggggcccgtacgcgtgatgggacctattcaccgtcaaaaaataccgacggaatcaccgacggatttgaaatgccagatccgtaccggtgatGTGAcgggtgcaccgttaaaaataccgacggaatcaccaagggatttgaatagcaggtccgtgcggtgacgtgtcgattgcccgtTAGAATTACCGACGGTCTTGCCGATGGATTCACCGACGGgctttattccgtcggtaagtccgtcggcaaaagtgaatatatggctcctctgccgacactctctcccccatttctcctacttcttcctaatcctaaccctccccatctgcaaaataaccagccccccctcgccccaaaacaagaattttgctcatctcagcacaacaagttgtatttgttttgtggtcacagcatccgtgttctgatttaccgacggattttatcattttttgtaagtaattctatcttttaaaattttaacatttaaatgttaattttattgtttttttagtatatgtattatttttttttagtagatgtacatgttttattgttatttctcaaacaaacttgtagtatatgaatgtataatttttatacttgttatggtttgtttttagattttgtaagattgtatttgtttgaaaattgttaaaatttaatttgtagaattaccgaattacatgttgtgttttgaaataattaagagcttgcttaattaatgggtcctttttatagaggttcgatagaagtcatggatgatcgttcatggatgtatctagattcaccccaaggattgcggaggatggattattgtaacggggttcagggttttattaatttcgcaacatctattcccagaaattttactggaggcggtattaggtgtccatgcaggaagtgtcaaaataaaaagtatctgcatccagatgttgtaatgatgcatcttctacacaaagggtttgtggaggattacgagtgttggtttgcacatggagaggtatttgttagtaataggagaatgggagaaacggtggttgggtcaacttctagtgctagcaacgtgcatgaagcggcaaatgacaacactaatccttacagaaacatggttatggatgcaatgagaatgaatcaagataatgtcaatcaatgtccaatcgtagaagaagaacctaatgcagaggcagctaggttttttgatttgtagaaagattctgacgaaccattattggatggctgcacaaaccacagtaaattattggctgtggcacaggtgttcaccatcaagtcagatcacgggttgagtgaggccgggtatgacaaaattattgattgggcaagaagcattttaccagaagggaacaggctcaaagagaacttctatgctgcgaagtccatgatgaaacccctcggtttaggataccagaaaattgacatgtgccctaacttctgcatgttatactaccttgaaaatgttgtgatgaccgagtgcatgacatgcgggcattcccgttacaaacccagaactggcagggggaagactctagtggcatatagaaaacttagatatttcccgatcacacctagactgcagaggttatttatgtcaccaaggactgctgagcacatgacatggcaccaaacacacgatgtcgttgatggtgtgatggtgcatccttctgatggcgaagcgtggaaacgctttaacagtgttcatcctgacttttctgctgaatcaaggaatgttcgacttgggttgtgtacagacgggttcaacccatttggttcatttgttgctccctattcttgttggccggtcattctcacaatttataacttgccaccgggaatgtgtatgaggccggagttcatgtttctatctactgtcatacccggtccaagcagcccggggcggaatatagatgtttgtcttcgaccgttgatagatgagctggcgcagttgtggtcctccggatctctgacttatgatatatctaggaaacaaaatttccttatgagggcggctttgatgtggactatcagtgattttccagcttatggaatgctttatggttggagcacgcatggaaaACTcacatgtccatactgcatggaaaacaacaaggcattcacgctagcaaacggaggtaaagcttctttttttgactgtcaccgtcgcttcttgccacttaatcacaggttcagaaagaacagaaaagatttctttgttggtagagttgaaaaagatgttgcatccccgcgtctttctggtgaagaattgcatcatgttgtatcagagtacggtgacattgtgtttggccttcaatcaggtaagcaaaagtttcctggttttggtttgacccataattgggtaaagcgaagtatcttttgggagcttccgtattggaagactaatcttctccgccataaccttgacgtcatgcacatcgaaaagaacgtgtttgagaatattttcaacaccgtcatggatgtgaaggggaagacaaaggacaacatgaaggctagattggatatagctttatactgtaaccgaaaaaaatatggagttggtttatgacgagtcacgggttgcaaaaccaagggcaagcttcgtgttagagaaaaacgcacaactgctagtctacaaatggcttaagagtctgcgtttcccggatggacatgcatcgaacatatcaaggcttgttaacatagaggactgcagattgtatggaatgaagagccatgactgccacgtgtttatgcaaacactcatcccattagcttttcgtgattttgttgccaaagggaatatgggatgcactaacggagatcagtcatttcttcagagatatatgctccagcaagatgaatgttgagcacattgagatgcttcaaaacgaatatcatcgagacactatgcaaacttgagatgatattccctcctttattttttgactcaatggagcatctccctatacatctaccgttcgaggcaaaagctggaggaccggtccagtatagatggatgtacccattcgaacggtgagatattacagttgcaatggaattcatatcttaaagtattttctatgtttttcttatttgaaaatacttgaattgtacttcaatgcaggtacttgtttaatctaaaaaaaaaggttaagaacaaggcgcatgttgaggcttcgatatctgaggcctatattgttgaagagatatcaacatttatctcgtactatttcgaacctcatatgagaacaagaatcaatcgcgttccacggcatgacgatggcggtgaagtgccttccagtgggaacttgtcaatattctccaatactggacgacccacacctaaaaatgccgtaagaggaagatatttgtcggaaatagaattcaaacaagcacacaactatgttctatttaactgtgatgagctgagaccatttattcagtaagtctatatatgtgtaatagtaattaaactttgtcagtaatatactgttaattatatattgtaatatcatacactcattatcacttgcaggcaacatcgacaatatttgctctccaataactcgcagctgactgattagtacttaaaagtgcatgtttatcaaggttttatatcatcattttgcacttgaagtatcaataactccttaactaaagcatgttttataataacaagtttgatattataagataccttaatttatggtaaatgctcattttaaatgcaggactatcacataaataaaaggattgattgatgagtttaagcattgaaagttaaaggacaaagagatggccaaacttagaaaagagatgtcggtgcagtccaaaccggaacattgctcggtaattggatcatatctggagctctagatttcggatttaggtccactttatatggatggaaaggtaagaaaaaagcctacaactttcatgaggagcccaagatttgaaaaggtcgttttgaagtccaaattgaaggaacaacgaagaagtccgaagctgtcctgcagcccaaacactatttagtgttcagcccatatcttgagttctagaagtccaaatgacctcatcttttttttgttggaaagctgagacaatttcctagaacattcttgaggattctgggcaaattatgatgttagcaatgacgtcttgatcagacaagaagataaggattgttatctagtcaagatgtggccacccactcatcaattagtcaacaaatcaatagttccaaattttggcctataaaaggaggcacttaccatgtattgaggcatcttggtttccagatcaagatcatgttcttgctttctctctttgtattgcttatgtcttgctttcattaatatcaagtttatgcactttatttcctttcctttacttagttaacttctttctcatttatgttcttatcttgtttatttatgtttctttctttcattatgtttagctaagttaactatgtcaaggtgaaaagggtacactaatggtgtaagaataagtataatataaacttaacatggaccttaacgttggatactaacatgttttatatttgttatcttgttcacttttaatactttgcttgttaaatggttaatctagatttatgttgtataacacttggtacaacaaatacttggtactttcatagcccatactgtatggtataaccgacacctgagctatgaaagggacttgatttgttgttaacataagttataatcatgaatgcctgccaacatttacaagtattagctttattcgaataagataactaatgtaatcatgttaacaatttataatccgattggaacctcctttatgtgtggtttccaattgagtaataagagtttatattatacttgtttgaagtaccattagtggatcctctaaccttgacatttgtttttatcattgtttaatccttacgttaatcttttatctcaaagttctcattaatttcttcatcttctattacaactactactactattgttattattgttattgttattgttgttatttacattctgtaat
This genomic interval from Populus alba chromosome 1, ASM523922v2, whole genome shotgun sequence contains the following:
- the LOC118032824 gene encoding probable CCR4-associated factor 1 homolog 11 → MNSSKPVHLREVWADNLVYEFFLIKEAISRFPLVALDTEFPGTIFQLNRDKSSLSHATPYENYCLMKWNVDLLKIIQLGMTLSDSHGNLPSFGTEFHYAWQFNFRDFNIEHDHHNEESIGLLERQGIDLKKNREKGIDSSDFGRLILSSGLVSNNSSRTWITFHGAYDFGFLIKILTKRELPSDMRSFLGMMRFFFGVRVYDTKFMMGCISGLHGGLERVAMLLGVERIAGRRRQAGSDSLLTLQTFVRFKESCAKIDLEKLNGYEGMMFGLCEGWLGFTYAPDTFMGSTLV